From Pararhizobium sp. A13:
ATGTGCTCGTTGATACGCACCACATCCGTGCCGATGCGCCCGAGCGCCTTGCCGGTTTCCTGCACCAGGCGAACGCCGGTTCCGACCTCGGTGCTGGAGCGCCCGACCAGAACCTTGATATCCTTGGCAGCGCCCGCTGCCCGCTGGGCAAGTTCGCGAACCTCCTGAGCGACGACGGCAAAGCCCTTGCCGGCTTCACCAGCACGGGCAGCCTCGACGCCGGCATTCAACGCAAGCAGGTTGGTCTGGAAGGCGATCTCGTCGATCACGTTGATGATCTTGCCGATTTCGGACGATGCGTTTTCGATCCGGGCCATGGCTTCGACCGCTTCGCGAACGATACGGCCGGATTCTTCCGCATTGGTGCGCGTCTCGCCGACCATCTGGCTGGCTTCCTCGGCGCGCTGCGTGGCGGTGCGCACGGTAACGGTGATCTGGTCGAGCGCTGCCGAGGTTTCTTCGAGGGAGGCAGCCTGCTGCTCGGTCCGCTTCGCAAGATCGTCGGCGGCGCCGCGCATCTGCTGGCTGTTGGACTGGATCGAACTGCTGTTTTCGCGGACGCTGGCAAGCACGCTCTGCAGCTTTTCCACCGTGTGATTGAAGTCCTGGCGCAGCGTTTCGAGATCAGCGCGGAACGGCTGGTCGATCGTTGCCGTCAGATTGCCTTCGGAGAGGCGATTCAGACCCAGTCCAAGCGCCGTGACTGCCGTCTGCACCTGCCGGGCCTCTTCAGCGCGGGCTGCCTCGCTGGCCGCGCGCTCAGCTTCATTTTCGCTGCGGCTTGTCGCTGCCGACCGTTCAAGATCGCGTTTTTCAACGGCGGCCGCCCGGAACATCTCGACGGAACGGGCCATTTCGCCGATCTCGTCGCTGCGGCTGACCGCGTCGACTGCGGTTTCGTAGTCGCCTTTCAGGATGCGCTGCATGCTGTCGCGCACGGCAAAAACGCCGCGGCGGAGGACGTTGCCATGGAAATACAGCATACCCAGAAGCGACGCCATGGCGAAGAGCCCAACGACAATCTGGAACAGGAGGGATTCGTGCGAGCGCTCGGTTGCATCGGCGACGCGCGCAGCAAGCGCCAGGCCAGCCTCTTCATACAATTTTCCAAGCGTTACGGCCATGCGCTCGCCGGCGCCATCAATCGTATCGTCGATAGCGCCGTATGCATCCGCGGGAGCGCCCTCTTCCACCATTTTCTTCAGGTCCACCTGAATAGCCTTGGTTATCTCGGCGAGGTCGGCATCAAACGTTGCCATGATCTCCGGCTTACCCAGAGATGCGGCCAATTCCATTGCCGCCGGCTTCCCGGCATTCAGTGCCGATATGAAATCGGCGACCGCCGTCACCCGTTCCGGCGCG
This genomic window contains:
- a CDS encoding methyl-accepting chemotaxis protein, yielding MTSAKLDRKLSVSQRLGTLGFAAFIGVGSMLAVGWYQNSHVEQALDKAIVAQDAIENAGAMRLASVELTLVAMDTIVDREERQVAPERVTAVADFISALNAGKPAAMELAASLGKPEIMATFDADLAEITKAIQVDLKKMVEEGAPADAYGAIDDTIDGAGERMAVTLGKLYEEAGLALAARVADATERSHESLLFQIVVGLFAMASLLGMLYFHGNVLRRGVFAVRDSMQRILKGDYETAVDAVSRSDEIGEMARSVEMFRAAAVEKRDLERSAATSRSENEAERAASEAARAEEARQVQTAVTALGLGLNRLSEGNLTATIDQPFRADLETLRQDFNHTVEKLQSVLASVRENSSSIQSNSQQMRGAADDLAKRTEQQAASLEETSAALDQITVTVRTATQRAEEASQMVGETRTNAEESGRIVREAVEAMARIENASSEIGKIINVIDEIAFQTNLLALNAGVEAARAGEAGKGFAVVAQEVRELAQRAAGAAKDIKVLVGRSSTEVGTGVRLVQETGKALGRIGTDVVRINEHMTSIVMAAREQSTGLQEINTAIGQLDQMTQQNAAMVEETNAASHTLAQDAEGLTAMIGQFQLGGASAPQIRQPVRVATSATTRPAPSPAKALMGKLAGAFSSPASSVPKASGSAENWEEF